Proteins from one Bacteroides zhangwenhongii genomic window:
- a CDS encoding helix-turn-helix domain-containing protein, with translation MERDLELRVSELEKMLFLSKSVLSFDEASKFLNLSKSYLYKLTSGNLIPHYKPQGKMLYFEKAELEAWLRQNPVKTQAQIEQEAQKYILNRPLKK, from the coding sequence ATGGAAAGAGATTTAGAGTTAAGAGTTTCCGAACTCGAAAAGATGTTGTTCCTTTCAAAGAGTGTGCTTAGCTTCGATGAAGCGAGCAAGTTCTTGAACCTTTCTAAAAGTTACCTGTACAAGTTGACTTCGGGTAACTTGATACCCCATTACAAGCCGCAGGGCAAAATGCTTTATTTTGAGAAAGCGGAGTTGGAAGCATGGTTACGTCAGAACCCGGTCAAGACGCAGGCGCAGATAGAGCAGGAAGCGCAGAAGTATATCCTTAACCGTCCTCTAAAGAAATAA
- a CDS encoding mannose-1-phosphate guanylyltransferase has protein sequence MTNKDNYCVIMGGGIGSRFWPFSRKTLPKQFLDFFGTGRSLLQQTFDRFQKVIPTENIFIVTNAMYADLVKKQLPEVNEKQILLEPARRNTAPCIAWASYHIRALNPNANIVVAPSDHLILKEDEFLAAIEKGLDFVSHSEKLLTLGIKPNRPETGYGYIQIAEPAGDNFYKVKTFTEKPELELAKVFVESGEFYWNSGLFMWNVNSIIKASESLLPELTSKLAPGKEIYATDGEKAFIEENFPACPNVSIDFGIMEKADNVYVSLGDFGWSDLGTWGSLYDLSDRDQEGNVSLKCHSLLYNSKDNMVVLPKGKLAVIDGLEGYLIAESENVLLICRKDEEHSIRKYVNDAQIQLGDDYI, from the coding sequence ATGACAAACAAGGATAATTATTGCGTGATTATGGGTGGCGGTATTGGAAGCCGCTTCTGGCCGTTTAGCCGCAAAACATTGCCTAAACAATTCTTAGATTTCTTCGGAACCGGTCGTTCACTCTTACAACAAACGTTTGATCGTTTCCAAAAGGTAATACCAACAGAAAATATTTTTATCGTTACCAATGCAATGTATGCAGACTTAGTTAAAAAGCAGCTACCCGAAGTAAACGAAAAACAAATACTGCTAGAACCTGCACGAAGAAATACCGCTCCATGCATAGCTTGGGCCTCCTATCACATCAGGGCACTGAATCCAAATGCCAATATAGTAGTGGCCCCCTCAGACCACCTTATTTTAAAGGAAGATGAATTTCTTGCCGCTATCGAAAAAGGACTGGATTTTGTCTCACACTCTGAAAAGCTACTGACACTAGGAATTAAGCCTAATCGACCGGAAACCGGATACGGATATATACAAATCGCCGAGCCTGCCGGAGATAACTTCTACAAAGTAAAAACATTCACCGAGAAACCGGAACTGGAATTAGCTAAGGTATTTGTAGAAAGTGGAGAATTTTATTGGAATTCCGGACTGTTCATGTGGAATGTAAATAGCATTATCAAAGCGAGTGAATCCTTATTGCCCGAGCTGACTTCTAAACTGGCGCCCGGAAAGGAAATTTATGCCACTGATGGAGAAAAAGCATTTATTGAAGAAAATTTCCCGGCATGCCCTAATGTATCCATCGATTTCGGCATTATGGAGAAAGCAGATAATGTATATGTATCATTAGGAGATTTTGGCTGGTCTGATCTTGGAACCTGGGGATCACTTTATGATTTATCAGACAGAGACCAAGAAGGTAACGTCAGTTTAAAATGTCATTCACTTTTATATAACAGCAAAGACAATATGGTAGTATTACCGAAAGGAAAACTCGCTGTAATTGACGGATTGGAAGGATACCTGATAGCGGAATCCGAAAACGTCCTACTTATTTGCCGTAAAGACGAAGAACATTCCATCCGCAAATATGTCAATGACGCCCAAATTCAACTGGGCGATGACTATATTTAA
- a CDS encoding MobC family plasmid mobilization relaxosome protein encodes MTNIKDKPGGRPAKKRIEKQQRVVSTKLTELQYYAIRKRAGEAGLRVSEYVRQAVVSAEVIPRLNRKDADTIRKLAGEANNINQLAHRANAGGFALVAVELVKLKNRIVEIINQLSDDWKNKKGKRV; translated from the coding sequence ATGACGAATATAAAGGATAAGCCGGGGGGACGTCCGGCAAAGAAACGGATAGAGAAGCAGCAACGGGTTGTCAGTACGAAACTGACCGAGTTGCAGTATTACGCCATCAGAAAGCGAGCCGGAGAAGCCGGGTTGCGTGTCAGTGAGTATGTACGGCAGGCAGTTGTTTCGGCAGAGGTCATACCCCGGCTGAACAGGAAGGATGCGGACACCATTCGCAAACTGGCAGGGGAAGCCAACAACATCAACCAGTTGGCGCACCGGGCGAATGCCGGAGGTTTCGCACTGGTGGCGGTGGAACTAGTGAAACTGAAAAACAGGATTGTCGAAATTATAAACCAGTTGTCGGATGATTGGAAAAATAAAAAAGGGAAGCGGGTTTAA
- a CDS encoding DUF6377 domain-containing protein, with protein sequence MDAYSILYSLYCQVIRSVLLSMVFSFVIMPVAAVTSMQIDSVLSALDTEIDNRHSYIVAKEKQLILLKNKLANLPTGESRFDLCSILYSEYRNYQFDSVYAYADKMYDIAIENNNQSELVLAHVALLDCYTSVGFFKEAAEVDKLIKVTAIPKAVLPHYYTLKARMFQNLESYVGRESKLGLRYAHSRETCYDSILSLTPVGSYEHDYAAIEKKVMWKYLPRESIDERIRLLRVHHLNDHEKAINYSILSNTYKGVEQVDSAIYFAALAVIYDIRSLTRENTAAKDLAILMQQRGDLSRASRYIHLALDDAKTYNSRIRQIEVNSVLPSIENARYVWLRNTKTMLIYAISLFGLLLLLLFLMYAKIRRRNRSLCESNAAIRSKTEELDKSNEQLSELNLKLKEVNEIKDRYIIESIKANQYVNEVAEMSNTAIRKLNDKKYDEVKYLLYDMGVKKEWQRLFSAFDKAFMKLFPNFVDEYNKLFPKEYQVSIDSSGELSTEIRIFALMRVGISNPTDVAKYLNLSTNTIYVYKAKTKAKALVPKEEFDDYIMAIPKV encoded by the coding sequence ATGGATGCATATTCAATTTTATATTCACTGTATTGTCAAGTTATCAGGTCTGTTTTACTGAGTATGGTGTTTAGCTTTGTTATTATGCCGGTTGCCGCAGTAACGTCCATGCAAATAGATTCGGTATTATCTGCACTTGATACTGAAATAGACAATCGTCACAGTTACATTGTGGCAAAGGAAAAGCAGTTGATTCTGCTTAAAAACAAATTGGCTAACCTACCTACTGGAGAATCCCGTTTTGATTTATGTAGTATTCTGTATAGCGAATATCGAAATTATCAATTTGATTCAGTGTATGCCTATGCTGACAAGATGTATGATATCGCTATTGAAAACAACAATCAGTCAGAGCTCGTTCTAGCGCATGTGGCTCTCCTCGACTGTTACACTTCGGTGGGTTTCTTTAAGGAAGCCGCTGAAGTGGATAAGTTGATTAAAGTTACTGCTATTCCCAAAGCGGTTCTGCCACACTATTATACCTTAAAAGCACGTATGTTTCAAAATTTGGAGTCGTATGTAGGTCGTGAATCTAAATTGGGGCTTCGTTATGCTCATTCAAGGGAAACGTGTTATGATAGTATCTTGTCCCTGACTCCTGTTGGCAGCTATGAGCATGATTATGCAGCTATTGAGAAAAAGGTGATGTGGAAGTATCTACCGAGAGAATCTATTGATGAGCGCATCCGACTACTTAGGGTTCACCATTTGAACGATCATGAAAAAGCAATCAACTATTCTATATTGAGTAATACATATAAAGGTGTGGAGCAAGTAGATTCTGCAATATATTTTGCTGCCCTTGCAGTAATTTATGATATTCGCTCGTTAACTAGAGAAAATACAGCTGCTAAAGACCTTGCTATATTAATGCAGCAACGCGGTGACCTTAGTCGAGCAAGTCGATATATTCATTTAGCTCTTGATGATGCCAAAACCTATAATTCACGAATTCGTCAGATTGAGGTTAATTCTGTACTTCCATCAATAGAAAATGCACGTTATGTATGGCTTCGTAATACAAAGACCATGTTAATATATGCCATTTCATTATTTGGGCTGTTGCTTCTTCTTCTGTTTTTAATGTATGCTAAAATTAGAAGACGTAATAGAAGTTTGTGTGAGTCGAATGCAGCTATTCGTAGTAAAACTGAAGAACTCGATAAATCAAATGAACAGCTTTCTGAGCTGAACTTGAAACTGAAAGAAGTGAATGAAATCAAGGACCGTTACATTATTGAATCTATCAAAGCCAATCAATATGTAAACGAGGTTGCTGAGATGAGTAATACCGCCATACGTAAGTTGAATGATAAGAAATATGATGAAGTAAAATATTTGTTGTATGATATGGGGGTTAAAAAGGAATGGCAGCGGCTGTTTTCAGCTTTTGATAAAGCTTTTATGAAATTGTTTCCTAACTTCGTTGATGAATACAACAAGTTATTTCCAAAAGAATATCAGGTCAGCATCGATAGTTCTGGAGAATTGTCCACTGAAATAAGAATTTTTGCCCTGATGCGTGTTGGCATTAGTAATCCGACGGATGTGGCTAAATATTTAAATCTGTCTACCAATACGATATATGTATATAAAGCCAAAACCAAAGCTAAAGCACTTGTCCCTAAAGAGGAATTTGATGATTACATTATGGCAATTCCCAAAGTATAA
- a CDS encoding relaxase/mobilization nuclease domain-containing protein, translating into MIGKIKKGSGFKGCVNYVLGKEQAALLHAEGVLTESRGDIIRSFCMQTGMNPDLKKPVGHIALSYSAVDAPKLTDGKMIQLAQEYMREMKITDTQYIIVRHQDREHPHVHIVFNRIDNNGKTISDRNDMYRNEQVCKKLKAKHGLYFAGGKEQVKQHRLKELDKSKYEIYNAVKNEIGKSRNWQQLQERLAEKGITIRFKYKGQTGEIQGVSFSKGEYTFKGSEIDRSFSFSKLDKCFGDVGQMTVGSNKQTVTAPVQKSVSAPDKADNSFITGLGGLFSGLSAPADEMPDDSFLRKKKKKKKKQLKL; encoded by the coding sequence ATGATTGGAAAAATAAAAAAGGGAAGCGGGTTTAAGGGCTGCGTGAACTATGTGCTTGGCAAGGAACAGGCGGCTTTGCTCCATGCGGAGGGGGTACTAACAGAAAGCCGGGGAGATATAATCCGCAGCTTCTGTATGCAGACCGGGATGAATCCCGACTTAAAAAAGCCAGTCGGACATATTGCGCTAAGCTATTCGGCAGTGGATGCGCCCAAATTGACAGACGGGAAGATGATACAGCTTGCGCAGGAGTATATGCGTGAAATGAAAATCACCGATACGCAGTATATCATCGTGCGCCATCAAGACCGGGAACACCCACATGTGCATATCGTATTCAACCGTATTGACAACAACGGCAAGACCATTTCGGACAGGAACGATATGTACCGTAACGAGCAGGTATGCAAGAAGCTGAAAGCCAAGCACGGGCTTTATTTCGCTGGTGGAAAAGAACAGGTGAAGCAGCACCGCTTGAAAGAGCTGGACAAATCGAAATACGAGATTTACAACGCTGTAAAGAATGAAATCGGGAAATCCCGAAACTGGCAGCAGTTACAGGAGCGGTTAGCGGAAAAGGGTATTACTATCCGGTTCAAGTACAAGGGACAGACAGGCGAGATACAAGGCGTTTCCTTTTCCAAAGGTGAATACACGTTCAAGGGTTCGGAGATAGACCGTAGTTTCAGTTTCTCCAAACTGGATAAATGTTTTGGGGATGTAGGGCAGATGACAGTCGGAAGCAATAAGCAGACGGTTACCGCACCTGTTCAGAAATCAGTATCAGCACCCGACAAAGCGGATAATTCTTTTATAACAGGTTTAGGCGGTCTGTTTTCCGGTTTGTCAGCCCCGGCTGATGAAATGCCCGATGATTCCTTTTTGAGAAAGAAGAAGAAAAAAAAGAAAAAACAACTAAAGTTATAA
- a CDS encoding AAA family ATPase: MENRKATEAGQGVTIQKEDFAALWKTIHLKVTDTYEVPPEILWVNGSTIGTLGNFSASTGKAKSKKTFNISAIVAAALKNDEVLKYSAYLPPNKRKILYVDTEQSKYHCHKVMERILRLAGLPTDKDRDDFVFIVLREQTPDKRKQIIGYMLENMPDVGLLIIDGIRDLMYDINSPSESTDLINLLMRWSSGYNLHIHTVLHLNKGDDNTRGHIGTELNNKAETVLQITKSRQDGNISEVKAMHIRDREFDPFAFRINDNALPEIVDDYVFQQPKQDRNFPLTELTEQQHREALENGFGKQVVQGYSNVIAALKQGYASIGYERGRNVLVSLNKFLVNKRMIVKEGKGYRYNPDFHY, translated from the coding sequence ATGGAAAATAGAAAAGCGACAGAAGCCGGGCAGGGTGTTACCATACAGAAAGAGGATTTCGCAGCCCTTTGGAAAACCATTCATTTAAAGGTAACGGACACTTACGAAGTGCCGCCCGAAATACTCTGGGTGAACGGCTCTACCATTGGCACGCTGGGTAATTTCAGCGCATCCACGGGTAAAGCCAAGAGCAAAAAGACATTCAACATCTCCGCTATCGTTGCGGCAGCGTTGAAGAATGACGAGGTACTGAAGTATTCGGCATACCTGCCACCGAACAAGCGGAAAATCCTCTATGTAGATACCGAGCAGAGCAAATACCATTGCCATAAGGTCATGGAGCGTATTTTACGGCTTGCCGGACTACCTACCGACAAGGACAGGGACGATTTTGTTTTCATCGTGCTAAGAGAGCAGACCCCCGACAAGCGGAAACAGATTATCGGCTATATGCTTGAAAATATGCCCGATGTGGGGTTGCTCATCATTGACGGAATCCGTGACTTGATGTACGACATCAACAGTCCCAGCGAATCAACCGACCTAATCAACCTTTTGATGCGCTGGTCAAGCGGATATAACCTGCATATCCATACTGTTCTACATTTGAATAAGGGGGATGACAACACAAGGGGGCATATCGGCACGGAACTGAACAACAAGGCTGAAACCGTCCTGCAAATCACGAAAAGCCGGCAGGACGGCAACATAAGCGAGGTAAAGGCAATGCACATACGTGACCGGGAGTTTGACCCGTTCGCATTCCGTATCAATGACAACGCTTTACCCGAAATCGTGGATGATTATGTATTCCAACAACCTAAGCAGGACAGGAATTTTCCGCTTACGGAACTGACTGAACAGCAACACCGGGAAGCGTTGGAGAACGGTTTCGGCAAGCAGGTGGTACAAGGCTATTCCAATGTCATAGCGGCATTGAAGCAGGGTTATGCGAGTATCGGCTACGAGCGTGGACGCAATGTCCTTGTGTCACTTAACAAGTTTCTTGTGAACAAGCGCATGATTGTGAAAGAGGGCAAGGGCTACCGCTATAATCCCGATTTCCATTATTAA
- a CDS encoding DNA alkylation repair protein: MLKVVSESHWDEVFDFVVHYKNAMSQTTLRYAIEKIPTYLRIYPYKA; the protein is encoded by the coding sequence ATGCTTAAAGTAGTGAGTGAATCACATTGGGATGAAGTTTTTGATTTCGTCGTACACTATAAGAATGCTATGTCACAAACAACTTTACGCTATGCGATTGAGAAGATACCTACCTATTTGAGAATATATCCTTATAAGGCGTAA
- a CDS encoding OmpA family protein produces the protein MKVNLIRVNGAMRIAFLLICYLATCVQLNAQAPKLVMGRILDKEASEKKRKPVPFDISSIGDIKIYYFNTVQEGKDMEAALNKDNISLTLSAMYEVPDATGAYQITLPETGSLVIKVSTAPAVFEAISGRREITTYVDMGHMISQVTVVGQRTEVTSMPETPDQYGDMIILNGAKVAVPPRIGKDNARMIVQPYVINNSKGKKVEMYRLPRVYDGSQYYLTQDRRMGYDITRDSLDAFIIENEPLSAEKASYMWNDTIKLSNAQDNFQVLALMQMEDYTRPYYERLLELSTRSPRRPLRFLEYSLDQYELDPKKYEEKPKVERRTGVEDISLSFLLGKAELDPEDPNNEVQLNKLKAKLLEVVNGESSTLKELHLYSVSSPEGSYASNMALSQRRLAYARSLVYSVIPAHTMQRLYTYTPNDSRVATWLEVADLLEQDTLPAEAAAIREIVEKYPKNQDQQFRQVAALPYYSTIIKSHLPKLRSMKCEYTAEIYRALTKEEILNRYRNDPDYHSGKKNFALYEYWHLFNMVKDPKELEELYRRAYHYSQELTGGKPWVLAANNLAVAYLKRDTVDTEVLKPLIDFSVRGCNVERTFDGRVIGIDNVEEVVANQLAMYLKKGDFSEASRLAQLLPDNEKNKKIKAFAFCLGGYYKVTSGLNDTEIARRLETFELVKNSSPLNNVVMCLAMKTHAWNEKAEKALEDLPADDPKTMYLKAVLYCRKGDFYAMQAEEALTNCFKKDSSYISIAEWDGDISEDCFKYAKMGYEDAMTTGGNE, from the coding sequence ATGAAAGTAAATTTGATAAGGGTGAACGGAGCTATGAGAATAGCTTTTCTATTGATATGTTATTTAGCTACTTGTGTTCAGTTGAATGCGCAAGCTCCCAAATTAGTGATGGGACGTATTCTGGACAAAGAAGCATCCGAGAAGAAACGAAAACCTGTCCCGTTTGATATTTCTTCTATTGGTGACATAAAGATTTATTATTTCAATACCGTTCAAGAAGGAAAGGATATGGAAGCGGCACTGAACAAAGACAATATCAGTTTGACCCTTTCAGCCATGTACGAAGTACCCGATGCGACGGGAGCTTATCAGATTACTTTACCGGAGACCGGTTCATTGGTTATCAAAGTAAGTACGGCGCCCGCCGTATTTGAAGCAATCAGTGGTCGACGGGAGATTACTACGTATGTAGATATGGGACACATGATTAGTCAGGTAACCGTTGTGGGGCAACGTACAGAGGTAACGTCCATGCCCGAAACACCCGACCAGTATGGAGATATGATTATTTTGAACGGGGCAAAAGTTGCAGTTCCTCCACGTATTGGAAAGGACAATGCCCGAATGATCGTACAGCCATACGTGATAAATAATAGTAAAGGAAAGAAAGTTGAAATGTATCGTCTGCCTCGTGTATACGATGGTTCGCAATATTATCTGACTCAGGACCGTCGTATGGGATATGATATAACCCGGGATTCGCTGGACGCTTTTATCATTGAAAACGAACCCCTCTCGGCGGAGAAGGCTTCCTATATGTGGAATGATACAATCAAACTATCCAATGCGCAAGATAACTTCCAAGTGCTGGCTCTTATGCAGATGGAAGATTATACGCGTCCTTATTACGAACGCTTGTTGGAGCTCTCCACCCGTAGCCCCAGACGTCCGTTACGTTTCCTCGAATATTCGCTCGACCAGTATGAACTGGACCCTAAGAAATATGAGGAAAAACCGAAAGTTGAACGCCGTACCGGTGTGGAAGACATTTCTTTGAGCTTCTTACTGGGGAAGGCGGAATTGGATCCTGAAGATCCTAATAATGAAGTACAGTTGAATAAACTGAAAGCGAAGCTGTTGGAGGTGGTAAATGGCGAAAGTTCTACTTTGAAAGAACTTCATTTGTATAGCGTTTCGTCACCGGAAGGTTCTTATGCGTCTAATATGGCTTTGTCGCAACGTCGTCTGGCGTATGCACGTTCGTTGGTGTACTCTGTTATTCCGGCTCATACGATGCAACGTTTGTATACTTATACACCTAATGATTCGCGAGTTGCTACTTGGTTGGAGGTAGCGGATTTGCTGGAGCAAGATACGCTGCCTGCGGAGGCTGCCGCTATTCGCGAAATTGTAGAGAAATACCCGAAGAACCAAGACCAGCAATTTCGGCAAGTAGCTGCTTTACCTTATTATAGCACCATTATAAAAAGCCATCTTCCCAAATTGCGTTCAATGAAGTGCGAATATACCGCAGAAATTTATCGTGCCTTGACGAAGGAGGAAATATTGAATCGTTACCGGAATGATCCTGATTATCATTCGGGAAAAAAGAATTTTGCTTTGTATGAATACTGGCACTTATTCAATATGGTGAAAGATCCTAAGGAATTGGAGGAGCTGTATCGCCGTGCATATCACTATTCTCAAGAATTGACGGGAGGAAAGCCGTGGGTGCTGGCTGCTAATAATTTAGCGGTGGCTTACTTGAAACGCGATACGGTGGATACGGAAGTATTGAAGCCATTAATTGATTTCTCAGTGAGAGGCTGTAATGTGGAGCGTACGTTTGACGGACGTGTGATTGGTATTGATAATGTTGAGGAGGTGGTAGCCAATCAACTTGCCATGTATTTGAAGAAGGGAGATTTCTCGGAGGCCAGTCGTCTGGCACAATTACTGCCCGACAATGAGAAGAACAAGAAGATAAAGGCATTTGCGTTCTGCTTGGGAGGATATTATAAAGTGACCAGCGGATTGAATGATACGGAAATAGCCCGTCGTTTGGAAACATTTGAATTGGTCAAGAATAGTTCGCCTCTTAATAATGTCGTGATGTGTCTGGCGATGAAGACACACGCATGGAATGAAAAAGCGGAGAAAGCATTGGAGGATTTACCCGCAGACGATCCGAAGACGATGTACTTGAAAGCGGTGTTATATTGTCGTAAAGGAGACTTTTATGCCATGCAGGCAGAAGAGGCGTTGACAAACTGTTTCAAGAAGGACAGCAGTTATATCTCAATAGCCGAATGGGATGGAGATATCAGTGAAGACTGTTTCAAATATGCTAAGATGGGGTATGAAGATGCAATGACTACGGGAGGAAATGAATAG
- a CDS encoding toprim domain-containing protein, which yields MNIEDVKQIPIADYLHSLGYSPVKQQGNGLWYKSPLREEHEPSFKVNTDRNLWYDFGAGKGGNIIALAKELYCSGSVPYLLNQIAEQTPHIRPVSFSFPQRRTEPSFQHLEVRDLTHLALLRYLQGRGINVELAKRECKELHFINNGRPFFAIGFPNMAGGYEVRNSFFKGCIAPKDITHIRQQGEPREKCLVFEGFMDYLSFLTFRMKNCPTMPDLDRQDYVILNSTVNVPKAIDVLYPYERIHCMLDNDETGYKATQAIALEYSFHVRDFSGNYRGYSDLNDYLCGKKQEQKNSTSQVQEIKQETGQRAAPRQKRGRGI from the coding sequence ATGAATATCGAAGATGTGAAACAAATACCCATCGCAGACTATCTGCACAGTTTAGGCTACTCTCCTGTCAAGCAGCAGGGCAACGGCTTATGGTACAAATCACCGTTAAGGGAGGAACACGAACCGTCTTTCAAGGTGAACACTGACCGCAACCTTTGGTATGACTTTGGCGCAGGTAAGGGCGGCAACATCATTGCACTGGCAAAGGAACTTTATTGCTCCGGCAGCGTGCCATACCTTTTAAACCAGATAGCAGAACAGACACCGCACATCCGTCCGGTCAGTTTTTCTTTTCCCCAGCGTAGGACAGAACCGAGTTTCCAACATTTGGAAGTCCGTGACTTGACCCATCTGGCATTGCTCCGTTACTTGCAGGGACGAGGTATCAATGTCGAACTGGCAAAAAGAGAATGCAAGGAACTCCATTTTATCAATAACGGCAGACCATTCTTTGCTATCGGTTTCCCGAACATGGCAGGAGGTTACGAGGTTCGCAATTCCTTTTTTAAGGGTTGCATCGCCCCGAAAGACATCACCCATATACGGCAGCAGGGAGAGCCGAGAGAGAAATGTTTGGTATTCGAGGGTTTTATGGACTATCTTTCTTTCCTCACGTTCCGGATGAAGAACTGTCCGACCATGCCCGACCTTGACAGACAGGATTATGTCATACTCAACTCTACTGTCAACGTGCCGAAAGCCATTGACGTGCTGTACCCGTATGAACGCATCCACTGTATGCTTGACAATGACGAGACGGGGTATAAGGCGACACAGGCTATTGCATTGGAATACTCCTTCCATGTGCGTGACTTCTCGGGCAATTATAGGGGCTATTCGGACTTGAACGATTACCTGTGCGGCAAGAAGCAGGAACAGAAGAACAGCACCAGCCAAGTGCAGGAGATAAAGCAGGAAACCGGACAACGTGCCGCCCCAAGACAGAAAAGGGGCAGGGGGATTTAG